The sequence below is a genomic window from Humulus lupulus chromosome 3, drHumLupu1.1, whole genome shotgun sequence.
AATTATAGAACAATGTCCTCTCTTTTTCCAATGCTCGTATCTTATGGCTTTTTGCTTTTGATGTATGGTAAACTTGCTTTCTTTATTATGCAGATATGCATACTTATAATTATAAGACCTACTTCATTTCTCACTCTCCAATTTTATTTCAtacttatattattttatataatattttagtcTGCCTATATTGATGATGTCTTTTAGTTTTTTAATGTGACTACTTGAGTGAGCTCCACGGTGATTGcaacatatttctatcatttatTTCTACTATGTAAATATACAGTAGCAAATAAAATGAGATGAGGGATGTTCCCAATACTTGGAACTACTTGTTTATCTTTATTTGTAAAAGGGAAGTACTTGTTTATAATTAGATACCATACCATATAGAATTTTGTCACtacaataatataataaaaaataaatatgaagaGACAAAAAATAAGAAGGCTGAAAATATATTGTatctttaattacactttttttttttgttgtattgtATCTGTTTTTGCTGTATTGTATCTTTGCCACTGAACTAACAAGAGACAAAAAAATATGAAGGTTGAAAATATAGAACTGGCTATCAAGTTTTTTGAAAGAAATGATTGTGAAAGACTTGTACCTGATCATGTTAGACTATATATTTTGACCACGATTCTTGGAAAAAGGCTTTAGTTATGTGTACAATGACTCTTTATGAAGTAACATGTTGAATGactaataatttaaatttatgccTTTTGTGGTCGACAATTGAAATTTAATTGTCACATTGTAGATTTTGAAGGATGAGTCCCCAAGAGAGATGCACGATAATGCATTCACACAAAAGGAGGaggtaaaattatatatatatattgtgatgATATCAATCTTTTATATATGCCTATGTTTCTTTATTTGTGACTCATTCCATGTTTGGCtcattatatatatttgtcttcTAAAGTTGTTGAACTTTCTACCTTCAAGTATCTATGTATTGTCATTATTTGTCATGTCTAATTCCTTTTAGGATTTCAATAGCTTAATCAGTTTTGACAAGTCTTGGATCTTCGCTTGTAATCGATAAGGCATATGAGTTAGTATCTCATACTCCATGTCATCTCATGCCCAccaaatatctatatataattataaagtacatatgtatatgtatagataGAATTCACTACTTTTTGTGTGATTAATTCAATGAATTGAATTGAAAGTTCATGCATATAGAGAATAACCCATTGATAATTATGTATGCAAGTTTAAATTTTTGTGTAAATATTTTGATATATCTATGTGGGAACTCCAAGTTATATGTTCCTTAAACTTTATGGTTCAAATAGTTGTAGTAATGtgtgtaatataataacttgtttattattcaaactcaattattgtaaatttggttatgcgtcatgatattattgactattttagatgaatgatatgatatttcatgacctcattagtttttcttttatgttttatttaccagattcaacaagtgaagtgcaaaaaaaaatctgatttggaaggctttggtgtgctgacatttggaagatcatgaattcctacctttacttttgaatatgcaactgtttaagactatattgttgactattgtgagaatgttttgtttatgttaattaggcagtgttgagtatcttaagacttttggattgctttttagataatcttgaatgtattttgacacaattatttggttatatgtgttatgaaccatataattggtactaaaaattatatttgtacaatgttaagggtgtcttaagtatattaaatgaagtgggtttgaattaaagcaataaaaataattataatgtacaggtttatataataataatttaagcttatccaaatattagaataatacaaaaaatgtgttattgtatcttttacaataacactggtttataagcataaaattatgttatgcaaactattttctataatgcagaaagtgtgttattataaagtgtatcataacactactttataagtacaaaaaagtgttatataatctatttataaatagcataatgaaatacttatctaactattaaaataacacaacaaaagtgttatcgtaggctatgccataacacatgtctataactatggaaaagtgttatgcaaagtgctccgacctactGTAACACtactttccttaacacatcaaaaagtgttatggtatatatttgataatattttttcggtcttattgaaagtattttttcttgtagtgttttctttactgaacttacttaattgcttcatcaaaacagtggcacatCCCATAACAAAAGACTCAATTTCCCAAAGTTTGGCTTCCTAAATTTTACTCTGATATTGGCCTTGTCACAGTGGAGGATTCAGTTATGATCAATAACAAGGTGGTCGTTAGTATAGGTCAAAGCATACTCACCCCTAAAGACCAAACAATTTTATCTCATAGGTCAGACCTACAAGCTATAAAAGATTCCTTAGTCTTTCCCATTCAGGCTGCAACATCGGTCTCAAACCTAGGCCAACGAGTTCTTGCAAGAGCACAAGAGGTTGACCACTTGAAAAGGTATATAGAAATGCATAAACAAGAGATGATAACCATTAGAAAGGTCAACAAGAGACTGACCGAGAGAACGAGAAGTTGGTTAAGGAGAATGAGTCTTTAACTAAACTTGTGGCTAACTACTCAACCGATATGAAGGAAAAATGTCGGACACTTCAAACTACTAGAAAGAACCTTATAGTTGAACAACGAAAGTTGATCATCGAGGTAGAACGTGTCCAGAACCTCAATCATTAATGTGACTCCCAAAATTTTAAATGTATTacgtactttatatatatatactactgTTTTCTAATTCCACTAAAGTTTCTTATTGTGTGTGCTCTCAGCGACAACTTAAAACTTTTTTCTCCAAAACACTAAACTGGCATATTAACCCTTTAACATACTAACTGAACTGATAGGTCACTTTCAAAGCTTGAGAATATCAAATAACAACCCAAACATTGACATCGATAaatcatcaattatttatcaCATCAATAATAAAGGCATGCATTCAGATAAATAGCAAATTTCAGTTTCTATACCAAGTATGggaataatcatttaatccaaactcatacttatatcatggaaactcaaacacacaatgagtTTCTAATACAATTATACAATATCATTAACATACATTAACTAAAATATTGATAGATTATACTAACCATTCATATGTGGCTTGTCTTGTGGCGGAAATGTAGAGAcctagaatgtttacttagctagctagatagttagtagtagtttgtagtattttagatttcgtagattttggttcaaaccgggacttagtaggacactcaagcaatagttatggattttataagtttaaccaatagtttagaatattaattataacataaggtttgattaatatttttggtcatagaaatattttaattataacctaaggtttagatagaaccattaagagcatgacacttgtcataatcatgtttatttatagtttaaataaaagaaagttctaggaactctagaatcttccagaaccattaagaacatgacacttgtcacaatcttgtttatttgaggatttaagcattttaaatggataattcaataatagaagtttctagaaatTCTAGACCCTTCAAGAACTTGCTAGAATcatgtattactcagtcaaacctgatcaatcaactctaattatcctaaattcatgCAAAAACACATTTAAATTATCTACTTATGCCGACATATCGCAGCcttagaggcgatatatcgcagcacgggagatacggaaaacacgttgacttcgcacgaacgaaaccacgaacacTCAGGATATAGGTTCAGGCAacatatcgcctagggtgggtgatatatcggccctaggagtGATTTTTCGAACTCCGAGAAATCTAAGCttaattcatcccttaacctcttgacttgcctctaaacgtttttgaccgagtcttaagcatctgttgaccgaatattcaagtatttttcatttaatatccattattttattcaagccaaaaaggagatattttcattccttgaactctataaataagacctaatacccagccatttctcCCATTTTttaagctgtgttcagagccttcaagctgctaggatttctatagagtgatacacttgggttttgaggataaaagctttatcatcttaagctttataaacacttgggaagtgagatatagtgcgTTTTCAATATcgagtgtagatcggttctagtacgtccaaaggtattcctattcttaagttcatttctatatggttctttagttttctttactcaaatcctaacttgttgttttcgattcttggttaggtatttaagttctttgaacttaaggtttcttctcggtaagtttcttctttgatggtttagtttccttttcatctcttttctttagaaactcaccattcttattgttggttttaggagtgttctaatcccgctcttgttcttaaatatcccagttttggtaaggaaaataggatagattttatatgtttatatgatatgttatgttatgttatgtttacattatgtatagtatgtttatagtccttgggcacatgacttgtctagctagcaagccccaataatttatgggcattgacttgcttggctagcaagccctacaaatctatgggcatatgacttgcttagttaacaagccccaagaggtatgatggccattgtagtcttatatgatatatgttttatagtatatgtttacgATATGgtcttatgtatatgatttatgttatatattattagtagattttccttgttgggcattaggctcactcatttattttttttagtgtgatgcaggaaactagatacggaggcgcaaggattcttggtggcttgacttgtgtattgaggatgaatggaatgaatgagCTGCGAGTCGATCgtggatgacgtttattttagtttttgaattatgttttcttttgtaattccacatttagtttttgaacaattgatttaaagctatgttttatgttgttgCGGATTTTAtaactacgcaagtatacgtaatcgcaatttgtaataaatctcgataagaacgagtatcgtcccacgaagactgatttatcaattactaaataattaattttagttCCTATTTGGCTAATGAACACtggatttgtgaaatttgaaaacaagacaacataaaaaaataaaaattgcataaatcaaataataacaaaaacacaaggattaaattcactatgaaacaattaggaatcctaatcttctctactatccactctattattctttaatgcaattactattgaaactcttctcactgaaatgataagcatgcaaaagtgttaactattcgagttaagaaatacaaaactcgacctaatgtgaattccctatatttctatggtcaattcaaacaataggaagcaatgaatacaaccctaaatcacataaaccaatttgatactctcgttctaaattgaaatctatgtctattcaattttagcatatttaaatctcacttttcagattttgattcaaatttataaatcgtatgtaaaaggtgcacaatcaatcacatacacaataaacacaaaatgaatagatttcagatgaagaagaaataaatacatgcattaaatcataatagagtttcaagagagtcaattagaaaacctaaacagaatttagttcatgttcatcactaagaaatccataaacatgaaattaacataaactaaaaataaaaagagaagaaaagaactcTAAATGATAGATCCAATCTTCATCCCAAAGCACTCCTAAGCTTCTTCTCCCAGTCTAGGTCTGCAAAAAGTGCCTCCTTTCCTCTCCTTAATCGTGATTTAAACCTAATTAGTGTTTTTTTAAacatgaaatgaccaaaacacccttcATTAAAAATCTGCGTTTTTCACATTTCTAGACatatcctgcggtcgcaggaatgctctagaaatgcCAAAACTTTTATGGAATTGCGACCGCAAGACAGCTGTCCTACGGTCGCAGAAAGTGCTCTGAAACACcgttttccaccaatttttgtcatttttctggttttttcaccatgtttccacacctaagtcacctaagcccttcgacacctgaaaacacacaaaacacaagcgtaaaatagaacaaaacaaaactaaacacCCAATACTCTACCTAAAAAGACATAGATAAAcgagtctaaaactcgtttatcaaacttccccaaacttaacATTTGCTCACCCTCGAGCAAAGAAAACAAGACTCAAGAtaaactaaacaaataaatacaaacactaaacaaatgaatcaagataaccaCAATTTTCAAGCCTCAAAATTAATGAATGACAAgcatatataattttcaaaaaataactGACAAGTCATCTAGATTTTCAATCCAACTACTTCTTCAACTTACCCTAATCCATTGATCATTTTTGTCTACTCAATCATGAACAGTAAATAACAcacatttaaaataatttacacaagctgaattctcaccatcaatccatcaaatcccattttccatatgcttgctaacttattattctccactaatataaatcaatgcatgttcaagaatcaaaaggtcttttaaagcttgtaTTGAGAGGCTTAGGTAATGGTAGATAAGATAGTCATTTtggctcaaatataccataagcatataatccAAACAAACCAAACCTGATATCCACATTGTAATCCAAACAACCCCAAATTTccctttattttccaagattgagAAAAATTCACACTAGatatatcttttttttattattatttaactaCACTTCCCCAAACTTATGTTTTTCAATGAGAGCAACATAAGAAGTATAGTTTATTTTCAatcttaaatatatatttttttcgaatttttctctcaatcttttccttttattttgctATTGTCACAACCAAATCACAAAATAACACCCATTACAAATCAATCCCCATTTATATTATATGCTCATTGTATAAATCAAGGGAATGGAAATAATAAAGTGTTCAATCAAGCTCAAAATAAGTGTTTAACAATAAAAAGTTATTCttttaggctcaaaaagggtaactagggataaattaatcaaggttggcttgaaaggttcaaacgttccaaaaaaaaattgcctaaatcattttcctaaacaagcattgtctatgatttcgcctcaaatagcaagcaagcaagttctagaatttttcatacattctttccacattcaaaattcagcaagtgtaaatacatttaaatgcaagaatttacaaatcatgatcaaatattcagttttacaatgaattaaagtaatccaaagaagtggtcaaaccaagcacacagattgttTTTACATTCACTACACCAAATAATACTTTCTACAACACATTAATATAAgcttatttaaaaagtattataattgaTAATATAAAAAAGCGGTAAAGTGAAAATGGGAAAAACAAAAGGCGGGCCTTAAAAAATTATAAGCAccgaataataattttttttaattcagatctctctttctctttcttttcttctcctttttcgtCATCGTTCTATCTCCTCTCTctcggatctctttctcccacTAGACCTCTCGccttcactctttctctctcgccTGTGTTTTTGTGGAGTTCGACCGCTACCTTCCCCTACACGCGCCGGCTAGGGATCTTTAGAGGCCGTTGAAGCTTCGACCCACGCGGGCCCAAGCTCTCACACGACACCAGAGGCGAACGACGACACCGGAGGCcagctcttcttctcctcttccctgTGTGCGGCTAAGCCTTCTTCTTCCCTACATGAGACTGGCTAGCTCCATCCAGCCTTCTTCTTCCCTGCGTGAAGGTGAagaaagattcaacctttttcattttttttttgtttaataataatACTGTGACAACTTTGTTTTGACCCATTttctatgtttttgtttttttaattaattaaattcaaataataaaaaattaggttCGAGATTGGTACATGGATTTGTTCTGTGATCTGAGATCGTTTCCGGAGACCCACTTTGGGTGTTCAACAGTTGAAGAAACAACTCTCTCCCACTCACACTCCCAGCCAAGATCTTCATGAGATTCATCAATTCCTCGATTGTTTTTACATGTCAAGAATTGGGATTCGAATGCTCATTGGTATCTTCCTCTTCTTGTTCTAAACATTTTGGCTCGTAGAGGGTGCGTGTTTAATAGCTGCACTTGTCCAAACTATGGGAATTAGATTTTCTATGCTCAACTTTCTCATTGGCAATAAGCTAGATGATAAAGTTGTTATATTTCCTATTTCATTTGTTTATACTCCCATTTTTAGGTAGATTTTTATAGTCGAATAGCTTAGTTAAGTATTAGAGGATGTCATTGGATATTAGGCGTCTCTCGTGGgtgttaattaaatatatttttccatACCTTAAGTTTGGAATGAGTTGATGGAAAATGGTCCAGAACTCAACTTTGATCTGCTTGAGTGAATTTGTTAATGTTGTAGTTTTAGTGCCAACCACAGAGTGTGCGTTGATTTGTGCTGGTAATTGAAAATGTGGTTGTGATAGGCGTAGGAATTGATTACTATGATGTGATTATTTCTTTACAGTAATTCAAGTTTTTTGGTGAGTATGTCACTGGACGAGTCCCCATTTATTTGGAATTAGTATCACCTGTTTGATCAACAGTAATTTAGGTTTTATTGTGGAATATGTTCAAACAAGTTTGTCTAATGTCATTGATATAAATTTGAACGTTTAGGATTCCCTAGTGTATTATTGCAACACAACCTTGGCATTTAATGATTAGTTTAGTTGTGCATTGCTTACATTGATACCATTTTGGTAAATATGCAGGAAGGATGCTTTCTGTTCAATCTTGTGATATTTGTGATTGTAGAGTTATTTTGACTGGATTTGGGTAGTATTCTGTGCTTTGCTTCTGTTGTGTTATTAGTGTGATTGTTTCTTTTTTAAAGATCACAGGAATGTTTTTGTTCCTTCTGGTTTTTTCTTCACCCTGTTAAGGACATTTGTTTGTTTCCTTTTTGATTGCAGTTCCCATAGTATCTTTTATTTGATAATTTCTCTAGTCCAATAACCAATTTCATGAACCTTAATATTGTTGTCTTATTGGGTGTTCAGTGTATTATTATGCAGGATTCAGTATTAATTTGTTACTGGATGTTCCTTGCCAGTTTTATTTTCATGTTATCTTATCCTGTCTTCATTTGCAACTGAAAAGCTAGTTCGAAGATCTATATGATCAATTCTGAATTGAATTCTTTCAGTTTTGCTAAAAGCTAACTGGGTTTTTGTAGTTGATtattataattcaaaattatttttcatCGGCTATTGTTTTGGATGGCCACTAGTCCAGGTTCTTGAATTGCTTTTTTCTCTATAAAATGGCAACATAAATTCCTCTTTAACCCAAATCAATATCATTAATGCTCAATGCCTTAGGTATAcaaatgtgtgtgtatatatataagagaaattttaattgaattaaaatatATCAATCAGAATTTTGTTGCTGTAGATGAGaatgcttgattttttttttacttttggtaATTGGAATGATGTGGTACATTTTAAGATAATATATCAATCAGAATTCCGTTACTGTAGATGAGaatgcttgattttttttttttacttttggtaATTGGAATGATGTGGTACATTTTAAGATGTGGCTTGCAAATGATGGAAATTATATAGAGCTTAGATGGCTTACAACTTGGAAACAAAGACAATATATTATTGACTTTCAATTGCCATTTGAGATTTTCGGGGTTGTGCAACAAAAGTGAGCACCATTTTGTTATGATTTCATTCAATTTCTTGATGCATATGTCCAAACTTAATCTAATATGTTGAAAAAATACTTTCTTTAAGTTCTTACTTGAAAACTTGATTATGAGATTGGATACATAGTTGAGTTGCTCATTTTAGTTTGAAACTTTATGAAGTTAAGAATAAGTTTTATACAACAATGCTTATGGTTTaagacaattaaaaaaaaaactgcactCTATATGTTTTGTGAAATGCCTTAGATACATAACATTTGGATGAAATAATCTTTATGCATAGGAGTTTGAAAGTTAATTGCCTAATTGTATATCTTTGCAAAAAGCTCCAATTGATCCTTTCACTTGTGAAAGTTGCAAGCCATCTACATCTCAAGGTGTTCCACTTGGAGGCATGGGGTCTGTGGTGTACAAGCTTGTTGCTACAAATTTTTCAACTTTGTTCTTTTTTATTTGATCAAACTGGTGTGCTTGTTTGTTTATGTCTCATACAGAAGTGGCAGCATATCTAGAGGTTTGAGAGGTGAATTCAGGCAATTTCAAATTGTTCCTGGTTTATGTGAAGGTTCTCTAGTCATGGCCAAGCAATTTGGCATTTTTGGTTAGTAAAATAAGGTCAGAGCTCGACGTATCTGAAGGGCTCAGTGAAGGTAGGCACGACGGTATGTATCTCTTCtcattttgcttttttttttttctttctttctcttctctgTTTTTGTGTTTGGCTCTAGGTTGAGGGAAAACATCATTTGGAAAGAGTAATATGTAGTGGAATGAATAATGAAGTATGATTTCACAAAGCACATTACTTgtcttttttaaattttgaagtCATGAACGGCTTCTAGTTTATTAGTATCTTGAAGAGACCTTGTTTAGTATACACTAAGTCAGTTCACATTATTTTGATATCACTTTTCTTTGTAGAGTTTACCACTATATCAAACAGTAGAATAGAGAGGAGCAATTCCAAGTTTCTTTCAAAAGATTTGTAAGCTTTCAAAAGTAAATGCATGGATCGAAGAAATCCTATGGCATTATCTGGGTCTACATCTTACTATACTCAGAGAGGAATAGTTGTCCCTGGTTCTGGAGGACAGCCTGAGCTTCATGGATCACCAGGCATTCATCAATTGTCGAATCCAAACGCGTCGTATCAGTCCAATATGGTACGTTTCTGATAgaaaatttgagttttgtttTGTGCTTGATCATGACTTGCTGCGACATACAGAGCAAAACTGTGTTCAAATGTTGAGTTTCTTGGTCTTTTAAGAAGTCAACTATTCATTTACTTTATCTTGGTATGCTTTTATATTGTAATGTATTTCTGAATAGTTGAGTCGCTGGAAAAAAAATTGACGAATGAGAGAACAGAAATAGAACATAAAAGAAAATGGACATGTGAATAAACAAAACTATGCATTGTAGGATTCTGCTTCTAATgttaatttgttattttagatAATAAATCTGATAGGGTCTTGGAGGAAGGTAATGAGGGGAGGGTGTTGGAAAAAGTTACCAGCGTTCTCTGCATAGGATGATCTTTTGGTGGAGAGTTTTTGTAGGTAGATTTGATTGGGACTCCAGGAGTATATGGTTGTATATAAGCATGTTTTGAAAGATTCAAGGATGCTCTTCTTGTAAATTCTTTGTTAATTTGGTTGTTCATAGCAGCATCTAATAAAGCTTTCAAAATTAGACAGCAAAAAACGACTGCTGAAAATTTGGTACATCTTTAACTTATTTGTGTTTGTAAACGTGTACATTTATATGCTTTTTTCTCTTATactcatctatatatatatatagcatataCTACTGGGCAATTTTGTTCtcaatatttttttgtttgtgatTTTGTTGCTCATTATAACCTCTAGTAATGAAATAGCCAGGGGCCAAGAGCTCTGTCAGCAGGGCTGTTGAAGACATTGACTGGGATTCTTTTACTGTCAAGGGGACATGCCAGGAAATTGAGAAACGTTATTTGTGGCTTACTTCTGCCCCTGATCCAGCTACTGTAATTATTGTTATCTCATTTTTTTGGTTGTATCTATTAACTGTTGATTTTTCATACATAATATGTAATTAGCTGTTGATCCTTTGTGCCCTTGCAGGTAAGACCGGAAGAAGTACTAGAAAAAGCTCTGCTTAtggttcaaaattctcaaaagaatTACCTCTACAAGTGTGATCAGTTGAAGTCCATTCATCAAGATTTAACTGTGCAAAGAATTCAAAATCAGCTAACAGTAAATGTTTGTTTTAAaacctctctttctttctctcatgTAAACATCTATTTATATTTGACTCCTACATGTTAACAATTAATATGTGATATCAAGGCAACAGGGAATGCATTAAATGCAACATTTAATCTAGATATTAATGCATATATGATTGGTATAAGTAATCATAATTTTGAGTATCAAAGCATAGAATATATTTTctgtgtattttgttttaatattttaattaacttCAACATGACTTTAGAGGGTTCAATGAAACAGAGTAGTTATACAGGTACCGCCAAGTGAAGCTTTGGTTTTTTACATGTATATAACTTACCATTGTATTCATTATCCATAATTTGTTTCAGGTTTATGAAACTCATGCTCGGTTAGCATTGGAGGTTGGGGACCTACCAGAGTATAATCAGGTTCGTTTTTTTTCAGTATATCTCAAAGGGGTACTTTTCGTTGTTGAGATCAATACACATATTTACAGTCCTATTCATGATAAAATTTCTCTCAGACTAGGTTTTGTTACTCATCTTGGTGGATTCTGTAATTCTTGTGAAATAATTGACGTGCTATTGCACTGAAATTATACATCTCAATTAGCAAATAAGAAATTGGCTATAATCAAAAGCAGGACTTAGTGAATGCTATTTTCTCTTGTACACTTTACATAACAACTACACAACTTTAAGATTATACTTATTAGTCATTACATTGAAACAAATTGAAGAGAAAATTTCCAGGTGCCTTTTCCTGTGTAAGCAAGAATTTTCCTTGTGTATTATCTTATTCTGTTTCTATTAAAAATTACGTTCGATGTGTTTTTTTCTTGTCATTGATGACCCATCTCTTCAAGTTTAATTGTGTTGTAATTATGATATATATTGAATTGgttgtaattatgatattatttggGATATTGTTTCATGGACCTCCTTTTGTacaaatgatatttatttagttattttaaataaagTAACCACATATCTTCACAAGTTACATTCTCTATCAACTCTTTTATGCAATTTCAGTGCCAATCTCAGCTGCAATCCCTTTATTCTGAAGGAATTGAGGGATGC
It includes:
- the LOC133823858 gene encoding SAC3 family protein A-like encodes the protein MDRRNPMALSGSTSYYTQRGIVVPGSGGQPELHGSPGIHQLSNPNASYQSNMKSTIHLLYLDNKSDRVLEEASNKAFKIRQQKTTAENLPGAKSSVSRAVEDIDWDSFTVKGTCQEIEKRYLWLTSAPDPATVRPEEVLEKALLMVQNSQKNYLYKCDQLKSIHQDLTVQRIQNQLTVNVYETHARLALEVGDLPEYNQCQSQLQSLYSEGIEGCHMEFAAYNLLCVILLSSNNRDLVSSMSRLSSEAKRDNAVRHALAVRAAFKAVCCISRSYRPTLPVSYIAQVLSISSVASDNDEKDLDGLEECIEWLKAHGACLITDNNGEMQLDAKIGTAKYVDI